AGAGTGGACAAATGCTCGTTGAGCGTCCCTGTGGCCGGGGATGGACTAGTTCATAGCGAATCTCTTCACAGGCACATCCAATGAAGCGAGAAGCTCACGAATTCTATTGGTGAGAGTGTCAAACCAACCAACCGCGTAATTTTCCAGAAACCGTATCGATAGACCCCGTAGCCAGCACCAAAATAATTAAAATTGCACATACTTTTTGATACTCAAAGGACATAAAACTCTGATAGAGGGAAACCCCAATGCCACCGGCACCCACAATTCCCACCACCGCCGCCGAACGTACGTTCGACTCGAAACGATATAAGGCAAACGATGCCCACAAAGGAATTACCTGGGGAATCACGCCAAAAATAATTTCTTGGATTTTGCTGGCACCCGTGGCACGAATTCCCTCTACTGGTCCGGGGTCGATTGCTTCCACTGCCTCTGAAAACAGTTTGCCTAAAATACCAGTGGTGTGTACGGATAAAGCCATAACTCCGGCAAAGGGCCCCAATCCCACGGCGGTAACAAACATCAATGCAAAGACAATTTCGTTAATGGCTCGCATGGCATCGAGGAATCGTCGCGTGGGTTGTACCACCCAAACCGGACTGATGTTTCCCGAAGCCAGTACGGACAGAGGGATAGCAGCTATAGCAGCCATTAAGGTTCCCCAAATTCCCATGGAAATGGTGACTAGGGTATCCCCTAGATAGGTTTTCCAATAGGTAAAATCTGGGGGAAAATAGGCAATTAAATAGGTGCCAATATTGCCACTGCCCTGAAATAGGGTGATGAAGTTTAGCTCGCTTTGCCAGTAGGAAAGAATTAAAATTGCGATCGCGATCGCCAAATAGCCAATTCGCAAGGGAGTAATGCGTTTTTGCTCCCGTTCCAACATGGCAGTAGCTGCCAGCGAAAATTCCTGCTTCTGGTCTTTGGAAAAATAGCTAGATTGATTGCTAGACTTCATAGCTGCGATTGCCCTTTGTCGGTATAAAAATGTGACTTGGAAATATTCAGAAAAGATGTGATTGGGTTGACAATCTATCGGATGTTTTTATGAAAATCTGCCAACGGTTCGGAGTCAGTTTCTGAATGTTACACTGGCATTGGGCAGGATGGCAATCGAAATCCCTCCCCTTGTTAAGGCTGGCCATGAGCTT
This is a stretch of genomic DNA from Geitlerinema sp. PCC 9228. It encodes these proteins:
- the phnE gene encoding phosphonate ABC transporter, permease protein PhnE is translated as MLEREQKRITPLRIGYLAIAIAILILSYWQSELNFITLFQGSGNIGTYLIAYFPPDFTYWKTYLGDTLVTISMGIWGTLMAAIAAIPLSVLASGNISPVWVVQPTRRFLDAMRAINEIVFALMFVTAVGLGPFAGVMALSVHTTGILGKLFSEAVEAIDPGPVEGIRATGASKIQEIIFGVIPQVIPLWASFALYRFESNVRSAAVVGIVGAGGIGVSLYQSFMSFEYQKVCAILIILVLATGSIDTVSGKLRGWLV